The genomic window ACCACCGGTGGCGGCTGCTCGCGTTCGCCGGAGTTGATTTCCGCCAACAGTTCCATACCGCTCACCTGCGGCATCTCCATATCGCTGAATACGGCATCAAAGCTATTGGTTTTTAAAATCGCGATCGCTTGCTTGCCGTCCGCGGCTTCGGTAATGTCCAGCGGGTAACGCTGCAGCGACCGAACCACACGTTTTCGAGCACTTAACGAATCGTCGACCACTAACACGCGGGGCCGCAGCGCCAGGTCTCGATGGGCCGCCTGCTGTTTCGCGAGCAGTTCGTGCGCGTTGACCGGAGTACCGGCGGGATTTCGCTGTTGAAACTCGACCACACGGCGTGCATCCAACAACAGCACGATTTGGCCGAATCCTGACAACGTGGCACCAACACAAAATGGATGCTGCTTTAGCAAGGAGGGAAGCGGGCGTACCACGACTTCTTCCGGCCCCACGATCTCGTCGACCAATAACGTCACACAGCTTTGCTCGCGGGGCACTGTGGCGGTCCCCACTCCGCGGGTCTGCGGTGCATCGCTCGCCAACACGATCCGCTGGCAAGCCTCCGCTGCGGTTTGGGACTGAAAACCCATCAGATCCGCAAACGCCACACAAGTCGTTTGCTGCCGCATTTCACTTGCGCTTTGCACCGATTGCATCGGCAACGCAAACAACTGCCCCGCCGAGCGGAATACCATCACGTGCTGAATCACCGATGGCAACGGAAAACTGAGCCGAATCCGAGTGCCCTGCTGCGGTTCCGATTCCACCTCCAGCCAGCCTCGCATCCGTTTTAGTGTGGAGGCGACGACGTCCATGCCCACACCGCGACCAGCCATCTGGTCAGCGGACTGTCGAGTGGAAAAGCCAGGGTGAAAGATGAGTTGCGACAGTTGCTGTCGAGTCGCCTGTTGCTGTTCGGTCAACAGCCCGGATTCAATCGCGCGACGGCGAATGGCTTCGTAATTCAACCCGGCACCGTCGTCGACAACCTCGATCACAAACAGGTCAGGTCCAGCTTTGGCTTCCAGGGTGATCGTACCCTGAGGCGACTTGCCGCCTGCCGTTCTCGCTTCGGGTGCTTCGATGCCGTGACAGACGCAATTGCGAATAATGTGCAGCAATGGTTCGTACAGTCGCTGTTGGATCGATCGTTCGATCCCCGCATCTTCTCCCACCAGCACCAGCTGCACCTGTTTCGATTCCGCGTGAGCGGCGTCGCGTACGACCCGCTGTAGCCGCCGAAACAAGCCACCGATCGGCGTGCGTCGCAGTTCGACCAGTTCTTGCCTGAATTGGCGAATAAACTGGGAAACGGCCGTATTGCCCTCGGCGACCGGACGGGCACAATCGCGAACGTGATGGGCGACTTCCAATACATCGTTGGCCACTTCCGACAACTGCAATGAGCCGGTTGCGGAGTCGGTGCCGTGAGCATCATTGCTGATCAAACGCATCTTCGAGACGCTGCCGATCAACTCGCGATAAACCTCCTGCAGTTCCGACAGCTCGGTTTCACGCCGGTTCCGCAGCATCACCAACTCCGCCAGCATGTCCATCAACCGGTTCAGTTGGGACGATTGCACTCGAACGGTTTCGTCGTCGGCCGGTCCATCGTCGAATGACAGTGGCGGTACTGTGCTATCGACGGCCGACGGCTCCGTCACGCTGGAGCCTGTGCCGGAGTCGTTTGTTGCCGGCGTAGCCGTCGCAGGCGAAGCAGGGCGTTCCAGAACCTGGGCTCGGATCGAATCCACGCTCCTCAGCAGCGACTCGACATCCGGCTTTCGTCCGGCTTGCAGGTCATCGCGAAGACGGTCTTCCAGGGCGTGCAGGTGATCCGCCAACT from Roseimaritima ulvae includes these protein-coding regions:
- a CDS encoding hybrid sensor histidine kinase/response regulator; this encodes MNSLYPETATFPATNSLSLEESRELLLEVRAATEGTSQIGVYEFAGLLCQVLDREGRAIRENNGEDAIAKFIATSLDEVRKVMNEDQSTSARMESLRDFAIDRWGELLCAIDDPDLTEGLTHPADTWSDEEDQAFGFDDDLVAPSAEEIGSLLGQLGQTPAVPAAPQAEPTPEPEPPPAAQPQRAAQSLPTQNIPLEVASAVSPVATPAAAPAQVETAPPHSSAVTIASLDPELRAAFLDDASSCVSSMESALLRLESNPQDSESLNQICRELHTLKGASGSVGLCELADHLHALEDRLRDDLQAGRKPDVESLLRSVDSIRAQVLERPASPATATPATNDSGTGSSVTEPSAVDSTVPPLSFDDGPADDETVRVQSSQLNRLMDMLAELVMLRNRRETELSELQEVYRELIGSVSKMRLISNDAHGTDSATGSLQLSEVANDVLEVAHHVRDCARPVAEGNTAVSQFIRQFRQELVELRRTPIGGLFRRLQRVVRDAAHAESKQVQLVLVGEDAGIERSIQQRLYEPLLHIIRNCVCHGIEAPEARTAGGKSPQGTITLEAKAGPDLFVIEVVDDGAGLNYEAIRRRAIESGLLTEQQQATRQQLSQLIFHPGFSTRQSADQMAGRGVGMDVVASTLKRMRGWLEVESEPQQGTRIRLSFPLPSVIQHVMVFRSAGQLFALPMQSVQSASEMRQQTTCVAFADLMGFQSQTAAEACQRIVLASDAPQTRGVGTATVPREQSCVTLLVDEIVGPEEVVVRPLPSLLKQHPFCVGATLSGFGQIVLLLDARRVVEFQQRNPAGTPVNAHELLAKQQAAHRDLALRPRVLVVDDSLSARKRVVRSLQRYPLDITEAADGKQAIAILKTNSFDAVFSDMEMPQVSGMELLAEINSGEREQPPPVVIISSRQEAEFTTRAKQLGANNYLSKPLADEDLDHAINNISSLQHLRPNLTVETQPRGEIR